GCACGTTCCTACCGCATGCTGGGCAGAATATTCAGCCAGGCATCAAAATCGTTCACCGTCTCGACCAGAGACCTCGACAAGAACCGGGTCGAGGTGATCGCGCGTCCTAACAAGGGCATCCGGGAAAAGCCTTACCAGTGCGCAAACAGGATGGGCACTCTGGAGGCGATCGGCCAGTTGTTCACGGGAGAATATGCCTCGATCGACCACACATCCTGCATTCACCGGGGCGATCCTGTTTGCCGTTACATTGTCTCGTGGAAAAGACCGCCCGCCATCTTCTGGAAGCAGGTCCGCAACTGGGCCATTCTGATCGGCTTCATTATCGTCGCAGCCCTGATCCCCGCAACAGAGCCACCGGGCTGGCTGAATCTGTCCCTCACTTTTGCCGCCGCCGTATCCATCCTGTCCCTGCTCGTCAAGCACCTGGAAAACAGGGAACTTCGGAATCGCCTGCAAAAACAGGGAGAGACCGCCGGCGATCTGATGGACCGGATCAACATGACATACAAGAGTCTGCTTCTGGTACAGAAGATCGGCGAAGGAACCTCTCAGACGCTCCAGACCAACCAGTTCCTGCGAACAATCATGGAAAGCATGGAAGGGTTGCTTGATTTCGACCGGGGGCTCATCCTGCTCGCCGATGATAACAAGACCAAGCTCGTTTTTGCAGACGGTTACGGATACACTCCGGAGGAACAGCAGTTTTTTTTCATGGGACAATCGTTCTTTACCAACAGCCCCTCCTCCCGGGGACCTTTCGTGGTCTGTTTCCGGGAACAGAAACCGCTGCTCGTCAACGACATCGACTCGATCCGGAAAGATCTCTCTCCCAAAAGCATGGAATATGCACGGGAAATGGGCGTGCAATCGTTCATCTGTGTCCCCATCGCCTACGAGGGAGAGGTGGAGGGAATTCTTGCCGTAGACAACAAACGGACAAAGCGGAACCTGACCCAGAGCGACCTGAACCTCCTCCTGGGGATCGCCCCCTCCATCGCGTTCAGCGTCCGGCTCAGCCGGGTCTACCAATCCCTCAAGGAGAGCGAGGAACGATTCCGCAACCTCAGTGAAAACTCACCGGATATCATCTTCACCCTCGATTCGGACGGGCGGATCAACTATGTTAACCCCGCCTGGGAAAAGATCCTCGGTCATCGGGCGGAGGAGGTGCTGGGAAGATTTTTTCTGGACTTTGTGAGCGATGCGGATCACCGGCTTTACATCGAACAGTTCAAGAGAATCCGGGACGGACTGTACATCATGCGGGATGCCACGGGCAAAATCCTGGACCGCTCCGGAAGGGGGCGCCTGTTCATTGCCAACGTCGCACCGGATTTCAACTCCGAAGGAAACGTAAAGGGAATCGTCGGATCCCTGAAGGACATTACGGAACAGCGCCGCCTGGAAGAGCAGCTCAATCACGCGTCGAAAATGGAAGCCATCGGCACGCTGACCGGCGGAATCGCCCACGATTTCAACAATATCATCCATGCCATGAGCGGCTACAACCAGATCCTCATGCGGAACCACGGAATCTCTGGAGACTGGAAACACCTGGAAAGCATTCACGAATTGACAGAGCGGGCGGCAGACCTGATTCGGCAGCTCCTGTTCTTCAGCCGCCGGGTGGAAAGCCGGCCGGAACGGATCGACCTGAACGGAGAAATTCATTCCCTTTGCGAATTGCTTTACCGAACCA
This genomic window from Syntrophaceae bacterium contains:
- a CDS encoding PAS domain S-box protein; the encoded protein is MSDEPLYNSRITKGYIEYLKAHNPDVDIESVLDSAGITAGQIEDRGHWFTQEQVDRFQETLLDILQDHDLPRKVGRYTALSAAAGDVQRLALGFMTPARSYRMLGRIFSQASKSFTVSTRDLDKNRVEVIARPNKGIREKPYQCANRMGTLEAIGQLFTGEYASIDHTSCIHRGDPVCRYIVSWKRPPAIFWKQVRNWAILIGFIIVAALIPATEPPGWLNLSLTFAAAVSILSLLVKHLENRELRNRLQKQGETAGDLMDRINMTYKSLLLVQKIGEGTSQTLQTNQFLRTIMESMEGLLDFDRGLILLADDNKTKLVFADGYGYTPEEQQFFFMGQSFFTNSPSSRGPFVVCFREQKPLLVNDIDSIRKDLSPKSMEYAREMGVQSFICVPIAYEGEVEGILAVDNKRTKRNLTQSDLNLLLGIAPSIAFSVRLSRVYQSLKESEERFRNLSENSPDIIFTLDSDGRINYVNPAWEKILGHRAEEVLGRFFLDFVSDADHRLYIEQFKRIRDGLYIMRDATGKILDRSGRGRLFIANVAPDFNSEGNVKGIVGSLKDITEQRRLEEQLNHASKMEAIGTLTGGIAHDFNNIIHAMSGYNQILMRNHGISGDWKHLESIHELTERAADLIRQLLFFSRRVESRPERIDLNGEIHSLCELLYRTIPKMIAVEFVPSERPCTVHADPVQISQVIMNLIVNARDAMPEGGTIKIRTDVVRLEDPHEADMKFLKPGMYVWMSIQDSGFGMDQTTLDHIFEPFFTTKEAGKGTGLGLSVVYGIVKHHEGSILCSSEPGKGSTFQVYLPYCTEAAEYKQREESGTSVIAGTGTTLLFVDDDQNLREIGQDMLQYYGYDVLTADSGEKALDIFRDHSDRIGLVVLDLIMPGMGGAKCMIELLNLKPDAKIVISSGCLPDAALASTIEKGAAGYVEKPYSFDRLNREIERILHPHETVSS